The proteins below come from a single Myxococcales bacterium genomic window:
- a CDS encoding DUF4377 domain-containing protein — translation MQNMILGGLVGVALVSGCGDDTIETTVLPYAAPCVGLTNQLCLAMMSDGGAVDYAYEGIRGFTHTWGVTTRLRYHVEQVDDPPADGSAKTLVLDEILEVTPAEAGRAFDLAFAHAPQPWFATVGDHLRLVDRVDVACAADVCAAITALDVPDGTYAVDLEFTGDPAAPARALAVAPR, via the coding sequence ATGCAGAACATGATCCTGGGCGGACTGGTCGGGGTGGCGCTGGTGAGCGGGTGCGGCGACGACACGATCGAGACCACCGTGCTGCCCTACGCCGCCCCGTGCGTCGGGCTCACCAACCAGCTGTGCCTGGCGATGATGAGCGACGGCGGCGCGGTCGACTATGCCTACGAGGGGATCCGCGGCTTCACCCACACCTGGGGCGTCACGACGCGGCTGCGCTACCACGTCGAGCAGGTCGACGATCCGCCGGCCGACGGCAGCGCGAAGACCCTCGTCCTCGACGAGATCCTCGAGGTCACGCCGGCCGAGGCCGGGCGCGCGTTCGACCTCGCCTTCGCCCACGCCCCGCAGCCATGGTTCGCGACCGTCGGCGATCACCTCCGCCTCGTCGACCGCGTCGACGTCGCGTGCGCGGCCGACGTGTGCGCGGCGATCACCGCGCTCGACGTGCCCGACGGCACCTACGCCGTCGACCTCGAGTTCACCGGCGACCCGGCGGCGCCGGCGCGGGCCCTGGCGGTCGCGCCGCGGTAG
- a CDS encoding transposase, whose product MPRPRLGDTRDPHVARDGDSDAVARWRVRMGTDDAKQRYKQRAATAETVNADAKTHRGLDHLPLRGVAKALGCATLFALTYDVLRFITLCG is encoded by the coding sequence GTGCCCAGGCCACGTCTCGGCGACACCCGCGATCCGCACGTGGCGCGTGACGGTGACAGCGACGCCGTCGCCCGATGGCGGGTCCGCATGGGCACCGACGACGCCAAGCAGCGTTACAAGCAGCGCGCCGCCACGGCCGAGACCGTCAACGCCGACGCCAAGACCCACCGCGGCCTCGACCACCTGCCCCTGCGCGGCGTCGCCAAGGCGCTCGGCTGCGCCACCCTGTTCGCCTTGACCTACGACGTCCTGCGGTTCATCACCCTGTGCGGCTGA
- the alc gene encoding allantoicase yields MTTDPAFLDLPDLALDEVGGAALSCNDEFFAEKENLLKPDAAVWKDHVYTDRGKWMDGWETRRRREPGYDWCVIRLGMPGVIHGVVIDTAWFRGNYPAEASLEGCELDDPLDLRALATATWTELLPRAELGGDRKNQFAIGHRGRVTHLRLNIFPDGGVARLRVHGVVTPRPAQLVGTIDLAALTNGGWVEACSDMFFGSRNNLIKPGPSRTMADGWETRRRRGPGHDWALVRLAAPGLVDRLELDTSHFKGNAPGRCLVEGHAPGRPDDWRVLLDTPLQPHTRHVFADELRRVGAISHVRLSVFPDGGIARMRVWGQLAAASAALVTFDVLDPASAEAALLTACGSTAWARRMAAHRPFEDQAALERIAERSWWSLAEADWLEAFAAHPRIGARPAAEHGAWAAGEQRGAAAADDATRAALAEANAAYADKHGFIYIVCATGRSADEMLADLRARLGRDRASEIRTAAEEQAKITRLRLRKLLTGA; encoded by the coding sequence ATGACGACCGACCCCGCGTTCCTGGATCTGCCCGACCTCGCGCTCGACGAGGTCGGCGGCGCCGCGCTCTCGTGCAACGACGAGTTCTTCGCCGAGAAGGAGAACCTGCTCAAGCCCGACGCCGCGGTGTGGAAGGACCACGTCTACACCGATCGGGGCAAGTGGATGGACGGCTGGGAGACCCGGCGCCGGCGCGAGCCCGGCTACGACTGGTGCGTGATCCGCCTGGGCATGCCGGGCGTGATCCACGGGGTCGTGATCGACACCGCGTGGTTCCGCGGCAACTACCCGGCCGAGGCCTCGCTCGAGGGCTGCGAGCTCGACGATCCGCTCGACCTGCGGGCGCTCGCGACCGCGACCTGGACCGAGCTCCTGCCGCGGGCCGAGCTGGGCGGCGATCGCAAGAACCAGTTCGCGATCGGGCACCGCGGCCGGGTCACGCACCTGCGCCTCAACATCTTCCCCGACGGCGGCGTCGCGCGCCTGCGCGTCCACGGCGTGGTCACGCCGCGGCCGGCGCAGCTGGTCGGCACGATCGATCTGGCGGCGCTGACCAACGGTGGCTGGGTCGAGGCGTGCAGCGACATGTTCTTCGGCTCACGCAACAACCTGATCAAGCCCGGGCCGTCGCGGACGATGGCCGACGGCTGGGAGACCCGGCGGCGGCGCGGCCCCGGCCACGACTGGGCGCTGGTCCGGCTGGCGGCCCCGGGCCTGGTCGACCGGCTCGAGCTCGACACCTCGCACTTCAAGGGCAACGCCCCGGGCCGGTGCCTGGTCGAGGGCCACGCGCCCGGCCGCCCCGACGACTGGCGGGTCCTGCTCGACACGCCGCTGCAGCCGCACACCCGCCACGTGTTCGCCGACGAGCTGCGTCGGGTCGGCGCGATCAGCCACGTGCGCCTGAGCGTGTTCCCCGACGGCGGCATCGCCCGCATGCGGGTGTGGGGCCAGCTCGCCGCCGCGAGCGCGGCGCTGGTTACGTTCGACGTGCTCGACCCGGCCAGCGCCGAGGCCGCGCTCCTGACCGCGTGCGGCTCGACCGCGTGGGCCCGGCGGATGGCGGCGCACCGCCCGTTCGAGGACCAGGCCGCGCTCGAGCGCATCGCCGAGCGGAGCTGGTGGTCGCTGGCCGAGGCCGACTGGCTCGAGGCGTTCGCGGCCCACCCGCGGATCGGCGCGCGCCCCGCCGCCGAGCACGGCGCCTGGGCCGCCGGTGAGCAGCGCGGCGCCGCCGCGGCCGACGACGCGACTCGCGCGGCCCTGGCCGAGGCCAACGCCGCGTACGCGGACAAGCACGGCTTCATCTACATCGTCTGCGCCACCGGGCGCAGCGCCGACGAGATGCTGGCCGATCTGCGCGCGCGCCTGGGCCGCGACCGCGCCAGCGAGATCCGGACCGCGGCCGAGGAGCAGGCCAAGATCACGCGGCTGCGCCTGCGCAAGCTGCTGACGGGCGCGTGA
- a CDS encoding transposase, with amino-acid sequence MRPPRHRRTPIQLTLDQARRPTGHGGWRPGAGRPKGRATCSHQARPRFPASVPIHVTLKIAAGLPSFRRAAIMRVVRAAIAAGGHRGDFRVVHYNVLGDHIHLVVEAAGAAALARGMQGLTIRLARRLNARLGRRGRLLAQRYHARPLRTPREVRNAVRYVLLNGRHHAADRGQALARGWVDPYSSALWFDGWKTAIRTDAPWLRALAKDGCPTAAPHTWLLSVGWRRGGGLIDIDDIPGPAP; translated from the coding sequence ATGCGCCCGCCTCGCCACCGCCGCACGCCGATCCAGCTCACGCTGGATCAGGCGCGCCGCCCCACCGGGCACGGCGGCTGGCGCCCGGGTGCCGGCCGGCCCAAGGGCCGCGCCACCTGCTCCCACCAGGCCCGGCCGCGGTTCCCGGCGTCGGTGCCGATCCACGTCACGCTCAAGATCGCCGCCGGCCTGCCGTCGTTCCGCCGGGCCGCCATCATGCGCGTCGTCCGCGCCGCCATCGCCGCCGGCGGCCACCGCGGCGACTTCCGCGTCGTCCACTACAACGTGCTCGGCGACCACATCCACCTCGTCGTCGAGGCCGCCGGCGCCGCCGCCCTCGCCCGCGGCATGCAGGGCCTCACCATCCGCCTCGCCCGCCGCCTCAACGCGCGGCTCGGCCGCCGCGGGCGCCTCCTCGCCCAGCGCTACCACGCCCGCCCATTGCGCACGCCGCGCGAGGTCCGCAACGCCGTCCGCTACGTCTTGCTCAACGGCAGGCACCACGCCGCCGACCGCGGCCAGGCCCTCGCGCGTGGCTGGGTCGATCCGTACTCCAGCGCGCTCTGGTTCGACGGCTGGAAGACCGCGATCCGCACCGACGCCCCGTGGCTCCGCGCGCTGGCCAAGGACGGCTGCCCGACCGCCGCGCCACACACCTGGCTGCTCTCCGTCGGCTGGCGCCGCGGCGGCGGCCTCATCGACATCGACGACATCCCGGGGCCCGCGCCGTGA
- the uraH gene encoding hydroxyisourate hydrolase → MITTHVLDTALGRPARGVPIHLELHEGDGWRALGAGTTDDDGRLRTLTPAGPVAPGRYRISFDTQAYFDAHGATGFFPSVEIQFVVVDGAAHYHVPLLLSPYGYSTYRGS, encoded by the coding sequence ATGATCACCACGCACGTCCTCGACACCGCGCTCGGACGGCCGGCGCGCGGCGTCCCGATCCACCTCGAGCTGCACGAGGGTGACGGCTGGCGCGCGCTCGGCGCCGGCACCACCGACGACGACGGCCGCCTGCGCACCCTGACCCCGGCCGGGCCGGTCGCCCCGGGCCGCTACCGGATCAGCTTCGACACCCAGGCCTACTTCGACGCCCACGGCGCGACCGGGTTCTTCCCGTCGGTGGAGATCCAGTTCGTCGTCGTCGACGGCGCTGCGCACTACCACGTGCCGCTGCTGCTGAGCCCGTACGGATACTCGACCTACCGCGGCAGCTGA